One genomic segment of Lytechinus pictus isolate F3 Inbred chromosome 18, Lp3.0, whole genome shotgun sequence includes these proteins:
- the LOC135157472 gene encoding dnaJ homolog subfamily C member 12-like, translating into MMDAILNDEKKAEDDYYVLLGCDELSTTEQINAEFKVRVLEVHPDKRPDDPHAVAKFQKLQQARDTLTDEKLRHEYDLWRRSGLSIPYEAWCATRGSVHMTMHWAMKKKKEPMLEDGSQLQQTSSTSSQSCPGHSTDSSDGSVPYAGVPPSWSREKGDDVLKKFRSYQV; encoded by the exons ATGATGGATGCGATACTGAATGATGAGAAGAAGGCAGAAGATGATTATTACGTGCTGCTTGGATGTGATGAATTGTCAACA ACGGAGCAGATTAATGCCGAATTCAAGGTCCGAGTTCTAGAAGTGCACCCAGACAAACGTCCTGATGATCCCCATGCTGTTGCAAAGTTCCAAAAGCTCCAGCAGGCACGGGACACTCTGACGGACGAGAAACTACGGCATGAATACGACCTCTGGAGGCGGAGCGGTCTGTCTATTCCCTACGAAGCATGGTGTGCTACAAGAGGATCAGTTCACATG ACAATGCATTGGgcaatgaagaagaagaaagaaccTATGCTGGAGGATGGTTCTCAACTTCAACAGACATCGTCGACCTCATCACAAAGTTGCCCTGGGCACAGCACTGACTCTTCCGATGGATCAGTCCCTT ATGCTGGTGTGCCGCCAAGCTGGTCGAGAGAGAAAGGAGACGATGTCCTTAAAAAGTTCAGAAGCTACCAAGTCTAA